A section of the Deltaproteobacteria bacterium genome encodes:
- the aqpZ gene encoding aquaporin Z, with the protein MNQKTRSYWAEFVGTFVLVLGGVGTAVLAGPSVGQVGIALAFGFSLLVMVYAIGPISGCHVNPAVTLAFLLRGRVNVQTAVGYWIAQFCGAFVAALCVWLIARGNVMGFHPAATGFGANGYGAHSPGGFNAASAFLCEVLMSAIFVLTVLTATQKRAPVGFAGLAIGLMLTLVHLVSIPVTNTSVNPARSFAPALFVGGWALGQLWMFIVAPALGAVLAASVDGILREPSERGGEVRIPTFHRGANVTP; encoded by the coding sequence ATGAATCAGAAGACCAGGTCATATTGGGCGGAGTTCGTGGGGACGTTCGTCCTCGTCTTGGGCGGCGTGGGAACGGCGGTCCTCGCGGGGCCCTCAGTGGGGCAGGTGGGCATCGCCCTGGCGTTCGGGTTCTCGCTTCTGGTGATGGTCTATGCCATCGGCCCCATCTCCGGCTGCCACGTGAACCCGGCCGTGACCCTCGCGTTCTTGCTGCGCGGCCGGGTCAACGTTCAAACGGCCGTGGGCTACTGGATCGCTCAGTTCTGCGGCGCCTTCGTGGCGGCGCTCTGTGTGTGGCTCATCGCACGCGGCAACGTGATGGGCTTCCACCCGGCTGCGACCGGCTTCGGAGCGAATGGCTACGGCGCGCACTCGCCCGGCGGCTTCAACGCCGCCTCGGCCTTCCTGTGCGAGGTGCTGATGAGCGCGATCTTCGTTCTCACCGTGCTCACCGCGACCCAGAAGCGCGCGCCGGTGGGCTTCGCGGGGCTCGCGATCGGACTCATGCTCACGCTGGTCCACCTGGTGAGCATCCCCGTCACCAACACCTCGGTGAACCCCGCGCGGAGCTTTGCGCCGGCGCTCTTCGTGGGCGGCTGGGCGCTCGGGCAGTTGTGGATGTTCATCGTGGCGCCCGCGCTCGGGGCGGTCCTGGCGGCCAGCGTCGATGGCATCTTGCGCGAGCCCTCGGAGCGCGGCGGAGAGGTGCGCATCCCGACCTTCCACCGCGGCGCGAACGTGACCCCTTAG